The following are encoded in a window of Rubellicoccus peritrichatus genomic DNA:
- a CDS encoding sensor histidine kinase translates to MLLPVFIAKAKQFDIDQIPFVTPEEIGYDVTHWTVEDGLPLPIITSLTQTPDGILWIGSFGGLIRFDGLHFEVYDTDVIPELNGFKIHEILADHNNRLWIRSTNGKLTYYSDGKFKQLSQEDGLPSGGAAKLFLGSNGQVWLRGRKDNTFYYFDEDRITPAQNSHEIERMIDVIQVAEDTLNWGVLEEERAIVNLQQDEPVIQQIPVPYPEEKFTVGHFFRLPDGTTGATSNQGFYQYNGDNWTTYRNVPYPLSSGRGIYGATEDPKGTIWMGTYHLGVLASLPDGSIGRVRLADNEPTFVRSMIQDQEGNIWVGKEDGLYRIRPMSFTNLGADAGFEDPWIVSMSENADGDILMSTNFDIYRVDPESKFIKQIFANQDFLISRSIILNNDEIYYGTFDGRLGRLTPNGPEVIQQLGGAIHDLYQSTDDRLWVGSSTGLWVLHHDGSFKKVPIEDRSKRISIATISEDTKGNIYALSRDGIVFQGNDKNWSKISKPSDEQNWRLSTMHIDSEDTLWGILGHRGLVSLSNGKWSQYPGIIPSIPRTVHNMMHDDNKGLWLATPQGLFFLNTNDLKEYRNGERSLLTSLHFKERDGLGSTNCSSSSSSLLKTKDGRIWVGTQKGVSFADPVELEAKREYSLPANAFLDKIMIDDQPFDMGFEALQTGNPIIIPPGVHRLEIDYTAMQLTDPEATRFRYKMDGYDKEWIEAGTRRAAYYQRLSPGSYHFNLQAANQHGIWNPNVTSIPIVMQPLWWQRQSVRGGAFATAIALIGVLFYRRNRHIKEMQAAQHTFSQQLITSQEEERKRIAHELHDSLGQELLVLKGRLEIAGMKHPDAKPELEELTTKVSSTIELTRNLSHQLRPPHLERFGLSSSLAMIVQEVSAASHIPIKTEIDEIEERLPSEIEIALYRIAQEALTNMVKHSDAGEATLILKQSRYFVRLRISDDGRGFNPNDSKRKSGLGIVGMEERARLAGGIFRCASAPGLGTHIAVEIDRSQHVS, encoded by the coding sequence ATGCTTCTGCCAGTCTTTATCGCGAAGGCAAAGCAGTTCGACATTGATCAAATTCCTTTTGTTACGCCGGAGGAAATTGGTTATGATGTGACGCACTGGACAGTAGAAGACGGCTTGCCACTTCCCATTATCACCTCTCTAACGCAAACACCTGATGGGATTTTATGGATCGGATCATTTGGCGGACTCATTCGATTCGATGGTTTGCATTTTGAAGTGTATGATACGGATGTGATCCCTGAATTGAATGGATTCAAAATCCATGAGATTCTAGCCGATCACAACAATCGGCTTTGGATTAGAAGCACCAATGGAAAACTCACCTATTACTCGGATGGGAAATTCAAACAACTTTCACAAGAAGACGGCTTACCATCCGGTGGAGCAGCAAAACTTTTTCTAGGAAGTAATGGACAGGTCTGGTTGCGAGGGCGAAAGGATAACACCTTTTACTACTTTGATGAAGACAGGATAACCCCAGCGCAAAATAGCCATGAAATAGAACGGATGATTGATGTCATTCAAGTGGCTGAGGATACACTCAATTGGGGTGTTCTGGAGGAAGAACGGGCGATAGTTAACCTGCAACAGGACGAGCCAGTCATTCAGCAAATACCCGTGCCCTACCCTGAGGAAAAATTCACGGTCGGGCATTTCTTCCGCCTCCCTGATGGCACGACCGGAGCAACCAGCAATCAAGGATTCTATCAGTACAATGGCGATAACTGGACAACCTATCGCAATGTCCCCTACCCGCTTTCAAGCGGACGTGGGATTTATGGCGCAACCGAAGATCCCAAAGGAACAATCTGGATGGGTACTTATCATCTCGGAGTTCTCGCCAGCCTGCCAGACGGCAGTATTGGCCGGGTAAGACTGGCAGATAATGAGCCCACTTTTGTTCGATCTATGATTCAAGACCAGGAGGGTAACATCTGGGTAGGCAAAGAAGATGGTCTCTATCGAATACGCCCCATGTCCTTCACTAATCTCGGTGCCGATGCAGGCTTTGAAGACCCATGGATCGTCTCCATGTCAGAAAACGCCGATGGCGACATCCTGATGAGTACGAATTTCGACATCTACCGTGTCGATCCGGAATCAAAATTCATAAAGCAAATATTCGCAAATCAGGATTTTCTGATATCCAGGTCCATCATTCTTAATAATGATGAGATATACTACGGAACATTTGATGGAAGACTTGGGCGCCTGACACCGAACGGACCGGAAGTCATCCAACAGCTTGGAGGCGCTATCCATGACCTATATCAATCGACTGATGACAGGCTCTGGGTTGGATCATCGACAGGGCTATGGGTATTGCATCACGATGGCAGTTTCAAAAAAGTTCCAATTGAAGATAGGTCAAAGCGAATCAGCATTGCGACGATATCAGAAGACACCAAAGGAAACATATACGCGCTCAGCAGAGATGGTATTGTCTTTCAAGGAAATGATAAAAACTGGAGTAAAATAAGTAAACCGTCAGACGAACAAAATTGGCGCCTGAGTACCATGCACATCGACTCAGAAGACACGCTTTGGGGAATACTTGGACATCGAGGTCTGGTCAGCTTGTCCAATGGTAAGTGGTCACAATATCCCGGTATTATTCCAAGCATTCCTCGCACCGTCCATAACATGATGCATGACGATAACAAGGGGTTATGGCTGGCGACTCCACAAGGGCTCTTTTTTCTGAACACCAATGATCTCAAGGAATATCGTAATGGCGAGAGAAGCTTACTCACCAGCCTTCATTTCAAAGAGCGTGATGGATTAGGCTCTACCAATTGCTCATCATCCTCATCCAGTTTATTAAAGACAAAAGATGGGCGGATCTGGGTCGGCACCCAGAAAGGAGTATCATTTGCTGATCCAGTTGAATTAGAAGCGAAGCGTGAGTATTCACTCCCTGCCAATGCATTTCTGGATAAAATCATGATAGATGATCAACCTTTCGATATGGGTTTCGAAGCACTACAAACCGGAAACCCTATCATCATCCCCCCAGGGGTTCATCGCCTGGAGATTGATTATACGGCAATGCAATTGACCGATCCGGAGGCAACGCGCTTCCGCTATAAGATGGATGGTTACGATAAAGAGTGGATTGAGGCGGGAACACGACGAGCAGCTTATTATCAAAGACTGTCCCCGGGAAGCTATCACTTCAATTTACAAGCGGCCAATCAACATGGCATTTGGAATCCAAATGTGACTTCAATACCTATCGTGATGCAACCGCTATGGTGGCAACGTCAATCAGTTCGCGGTGGAGCATTCGCTACCGCAATCGCGCTGATTGGTGTTCTCTTTTATCGCCGTAATCGCCACATCAAAGAAATGCAGGCGGCACAGCACACTTTTTCCCAACAGCTCATTACTTCACAGGAAGAAGAACGAAAGCGTATTGCTCATGAACTTCATGACAGTTTGGGGCAAGAGCTGCTGGTGCTCAAAGGGCGATTGGAGATAGCCGGAATGAAGCACCCTGACGCAAAGCCAGAACTTGAAGAACTGACGACAAAAGTATCCAGCACGATCGAACTGACTCGCAATCTCTCCCATCAACTGAGACCCCCTCACCTCGAAAGATTTGGATTATCCTCTTCGCTCGCAATGATCGTTCAGGAGGTATCCGCTGCTTCTCATATCCCTATCAAAACTGAAATTGACGAAATTGAGGAGAGACTTCCTTCTGAAATAGAAATTGCTCTCTATCGGATCGCCCAGGAAGCACTCACGAATATGGTCAAACATTCTGATGCTGGTGAAGCCACCTTGATACTCAAACAAAGTCGCTATTTCGTAAGATTAAGAATCTCAGATGATGGACGTGGCTTTAATCCGAATGATTCCAAAAGGAAAAGTGGCCTGGGAATCGTGGGCATGGAAGAACGGGCAAGACTTGCCGGTGGAATCTTTCGTTGCGCATCCGCACCAGGTTTAGGTACTCATATTGCCGTGGAAATAGACCGCTCACAACACGTATCATGA
- a CDS encoding response regulator transcription factor, translating to MNRIKVLLVDDHPVYRDGLWMMLSSHENIKVIGEASNGKEAIDKIKEEEPDIVLLDLDMPELDGASVARIAKEENLSSKIIFLTMHKDAELLRKSIELGVKGYLLKDSRAQEIIDAIGKVANGENYLSPPIANLLLNQVKQQSSHDTETLGIQSLTVAERKVLRLIATDRISKEIASDLGLSIRTVESHRARICKKLGLSGVHSLVKFAFENREKL from the coding sequence ATGAATAGAATCAAAGTCCTGCTGGTTGATGATCATCCCGTATACCGAGATGGACTATGGATGATGCTCAGCTCTCATGAGAACATCAAGGTCATCGGAGAGGCATCTAATGGCAAAGAAGCCATAGATAAGATCAAGGAAGAGGAGCCGGACATCGTCTTGCTTGACCTTGATATGCCGGAATTGGACGGAGCCAGTGTGGCACGTATTGCGAAGGAGGAAAACCTTTCATCGAAAATCATCTTTCTCACCATGCACAAGGACGCAGAGCTTTTGCGCAAGTCCATCGAATTAGGTGTCAAAGGTTATCTATTGAAGGACAGCAGGGCTCAGGAGATCATCGACGCCATTGGTAAAGTGGCCAATGGAGAAAACTACCTCAGCCCTCCGATCGCCAACCTGCTGCTAAATCAGGTAAAACAGCAAAGTTCACATGATACTGAGACCTTGGGCATACAATCGCTTACAGTAGCCGAACGAAAAGTCCTGCGCCTCATTGCAACTGACCGTATCAGCAAAGAAATCGCAAGCGACCTTGGGTTAAGTATCCGTACGGTCGAAAGCCACCGTGCCCGCATCTGCAAAAAGCTTGGCCTGTCGGGGGTCCACTCCCTGGTCAAGTTTGCCTTCGAAAATCGCGAGAAGCTATAG
- a CDS encoding response regulator transcription factor: MNELVTPDSFRCLLVDDHDEYRSMLIDYLQLDDSKYRQAANGAEAIEACTEEMPDLIIMDLEMPEMDGFQATQQILERNPEANIVILSQSDHDSIHEQATMIGAAQSLCKFNINKLRPILKSILSEQKAMAC; encoded by the coding sequence ATGAATGAATTAGTTACTCCGGATTCCTTCAGATGTCTTCTTGTCGATGATCACGACGAATATCGCTCAATGTTAATTGATTACCTTCAGCTCGATGACAGCAAATACCGCCAGGCAGCCAATGGCGCCGAGGCAATCGAAGCCTGTACGGAAGAAATGCCTGACCTGATTATCATGGATCTGGAAATGCCCGAGATGGATGGTTTTCAGGCAACTCAACAAATTCTCGAGCGTAACCCCGAAGCCAATATCGTTATTCTGTCTCAATCCGACCATGATTCCATCCATGAGCAGGCAACCATGATTGGCGCTGCTCAAAGCCTTTGTAAGTTTAATATCAATAAGTTGAGGCCCATTTTGAAATCAATCCTCAGCGAACAAAAGGCGATGGCCTGCTAA
- a CDS encoding sensor histidine kinase translates to MDATWTVTFISIAGIVVIGLLIVSKRMKALEKKENDQHQFSQQLLIAQEDERKRIASELHDSLGQELLAVKSRLEVISTKYSIKKSDLDELSNQMTSAIERTRNLSHDLRPPHLERFGLPSSLTTLAEEISERSGIPILTKVQQHGLSLPPEAEITLFRIAQEALINMVEHSDAGEASLYLEKTGSYVKLSISDDGRGFHSNGVSKGIHSMQERAQIIGATFECNSQLGQGTQITVEVEAKLD, encoded by the coding sequence ATGGATGCAACCTGGACAGTTACCTTCATCTCTATTGCGGGTATTGTCGTAATCGGACTGCTTATTGTCTCAAAGCGCATGAAAGCACTTGAGAAGAAGGAAAATGATCAGCATCAATTTTCCCAACAGCTTTTAATCGCACAGGAAGATGAGCGCAAAAGAATTGCCAGCGAACTCCATGACAGTCTTGGCCAGGAACTTCTCGCTGTGAAAAGTCGCCTCGAAGTCATTAGTACTAAATACAGTATCAAAAAGTCAGACCTCGATGAGCTATCGAATCAAATGACGTCAGCCATCGAGAGAACCCGTAATCTCTCGCATGATTTGAGACCACCTCACCTGGAACGTTTCGGACTCCCATCATCTCTCACGACACTTGCAGAGGAAATCTCAGAAAGGAGCGGGATTCCCATATTAACGAAAGTTCAGCAGCATGGCTTGAGTCTGCCTCCTGAGGCAGAGATTACTCTATTTCGTATCGCTCAAGAAGCCTTGATCAACATGGTTGAACACTCTGACGCTGGCGAAGCCTCCCTTTATCTCGAGAAAACAGGAAGCTACGTCAAACTCAGTATCAGCGATGACGGTCGCGGTTTCCATTCAAATGGCGTGAGCAAAGGAATTCACTCCATGCAAGAACGCGCCCAGATCATAGGAGCAACTTTTGAATGTAACTCTCAATTAGGCCAAGGTACTCAAATCACAGTGGAAGTAGAAGCGAAGCTGGACTGA
- a CDS encoding SET domain-containing protein, with the protein MAKKLWKLRKSKIHGNGLYAATDIESGAAIIEYVGEKIKKKESLKRCTEWEASARKTGEGLVYIFDLNEKYDLDGNIPNNPAKYINHSCDENCEAINEDDNIWIYASRDIKKGDELFFDYGYALEHFIDHPCLCGSENCVGYIVAKSRRKKLLSILKKQAAKKAAKKKSKAAKKGSKKATRKKKSTKRASKKVK; encoded by the coding sequence ATGGCAAAAAAACTTTGGAAACTAAGGAAGTCGAAGATTCATGGGAATGGGCTTTATGCTGCAACCGACATTGAATCCGGGGCTGCAATCATCGAATACGTCGGTGAGAAAATTAAGAAGAAAGAGTCTCTGAAACGCTGTACTGAGTGGGAAGCATCAGCCCGAAAAACAGGAGAAGGTCTGGTCTACATATTCGACCTTAATGAAAAGTATGACCTTGATGGGAATATTCCAAATAACCCGGCCAAATACATTAATCATTCTTGTGATGAGAATTGTGAGGCGATTAATGAGGACGATAATATTTGGATTTACGCATCACGAGATATCAAAAAAGGAGATGAACTCTTCTTTGATTATGGTTACGCTTTAGAGCATTTCATTGATCATCCTTGTCTTTGTGGTTCGGAGAATTGCGTAGGCTATATTGTGGCCAAAAGTCGCCGTAAGAAACTGCTTTCGATCTTAAAGAAACAAGCTGCTAAGAAGGCAGCAAAGAAGAAAAGTAAGGCGGCAAAAAAGGGATCGAAGAAAGCAACCAGGAAGAAGAAGTCGACCAAGCGTGCATCGAAGAAGGTGAAGTAG
- the rpoC gene encoding DNA-directed RNA polymerase subunit beta', which produces MSTQEVREALGFEKDQSFDSVSITVASPDSIRSWSRGEVKNPETINYRTFKPEPGGLFCQRIFGPVRDYECACGKYKRIKFKGVVCDRCGVEVTVARVRRERMGHIELAVPVSHIWFLKSMPSRLGLLMDMTARNLERVIYYENYMVVDPGKTPLELKQLLTEQEYLQAQDEYGEDAFVAKMGAEALRDVLSQLDMEAEIDELHEQMHGTKSKQIKKKLSKRLKVIQGFMSSGARPEWMVLEVLPVIPPDLRPLVPLEGGRFATSDLNDLYRRVINRNNRLKNLLQLKTPDVIIHNEKRMLQEAVDALFDNGRHGRAVTGAGNRPLKSLSDMLKGKQGRFRQNLLGKRVDYSGRSVIVIGPELKLNQCGLPKKMALVLFEPFIIRRLKELGFVHTVRGARKMIEKKSPEVWDILEEVTKGHPVMLNRAPTLHRLSIQAFEPTLIEGDAIRLHPLVCTAYNADFDGDQMAVHVPLSVEAIMECKLLMMSVHNIFSPSSGKPILTPSQDIVLGSYYLTADPKVKPEQGKLVPIMAETEEALLAEATRPDFGLHTWIDFKNPDYGKETIFGNPDKKVLRTTIGRILFSEIWPEGIGFINFPVSKGKLGDLILSSYKVAGKRGAVPVLDKLKELGFQMATRAGLSIGIGDMVIPEDKKSIVAGARKRIDEVEGQYRKGIITTGERYNKIIDVWTGATDDIASSVFRDLKDNLGKPEINPVYLMMDSGARGNRQQVRQLCGTRGLMAKPSGEIIERPILSSFREGLSVLEYFISTHGARKGLADTALKTADAGYLTRKLCDVAMDCIIGDKDDGNRDGIWKHSINEGDDEIVSLADRIAGRCPCEDIHNPIEPDEILVKAGEIITEPVAKRIEELGIERVKVLSPLTHMRNNAVPANAYGLDPSTGRLVEAGSAVGIIAAQSIGEPGTQLTMRTFHIGGIATGAFKNPEIRIRQGGKLKYKGLRLVQTADGANIVLNKTGSVVVLDEDDKEIEDYGIVAGSVLTIPDGGMAKKGDVLAMWDPHNIPILSEKPGTISFRDMIPGVTVKRELDESTGRIGTVITEHKEDLNPQVEIKDAKGKVIATYAIPTGAQVVVSDGDDIAGGALLAKTPRQASKTQDITGGLPRVAELFEARRPKDAAEMAKIDGVVSMGGTVRGKKKLIVTDEETGQEEEHLIPHGKHIIVHMGDIVHKGQHITEGAADPHEILDILGPNHVQEYLIAEIQKVYRLQGVTINDKHIEVIVSRMLRKVRVTDPGDSDFFWGEQIDRSEFLTQNENIAEAGGKPAEGEPVLLGITKASLETESFISAASFQETTRVLTDASTLGKVDRLTGFKENVIMGHLIPAGTGLPAYRRLRINTLAAPVENSPMVEREFMNTDDEEGGEGESPAPAAETPQAG; this is translated from the coding sequence ATGAGTACACAAGAAGTCCGCGAAGCACTCGGTTTTGAAAAAGACCAGAGTTTTGACAGTGTCAGTATTACCGTTGCCAGCCCGGATTCTATCCGGTCCTGGTCACGCGGGGAGGTTAAAAATCCCGAGACGATCAATTACCGAACCTTTAAGCCGGAGCCAGGTGGTCTTTTCTGCCAGCGTATCTTCGGTCCAGTCCGTGACTATGAATGCGCCTGTGGCAAGTACAAGCGTATCAAGTTCAAAGGCGTCGTTTGTGATCGTTGCGGTGTCGAAGTTACCGTAGCCCGTGTCCGCCGTGAGCGCATGGGTCACATCGAACTGGCCGTGCCGGTTTCACACATTTGGTTCCTCAAGTCCATGCCGAGCCGCCTTGGCTTGTTGATGGACATGACAGCTCGTAATCTTGAGCGCGTCATTTACTACGAGAACTACATGGTGGTCGATCCGGGCAAGACCCCGCTCGAGCTCAAGCAGCTTTTGACTGAGCAGGAATATCTTCAGGCTCAGGATGAGTATGGCGAAGATGCCTTCGTTGCGAAAATGGGTGCGGAAGCCCTTCGTGATGTGCTGTCGCAGCTCGATATGGAAGCTGAAATCGATGAGTTGCACGAGCAGATGCACGGCACCAAGTCGAAGCAGATTAAGAAGAAGCTCTCCAAGCGTCTGAAGGTTATTCAGGGATTTATGAGCAGTGGTGCACGTCCTGAATGGATGGTGCTCGAAGTATTGCCGGTTATTCCACCGGATCTTCGCCCGCTGGTTCCACTCGAAGGTGGTCGTTTTGCTACGTCTGATCTTAACGACCTCTATCGTCGTGTGATCAATCGTAACAACCGTCTTAAGAATCTTCTCCAGCTCAAGACTCCTGATGTTATTATCCATAATGAAAAGCGGATGCTTCAGGAAGCGGTTGATGCCTTGTTTGACAATGGTCGTCATGGTCGTGCCGTAACGGGCGCTGGTAATCGTCCATTGAAGTCACTCAGTGACATGCTCAAGGGTAAGCAGGGACGCTTCCGTCAGAACTTGCTTGGTAAGCGTGTGGACTACTCCGGTCGTTCCGTTATTGTTATCGGACCTGAGTTGAAGCTTAACCAGTGTGGTTTGCCGAAGAAGATGGCTCTCGTTCTTTTCGAGCCATTCATCATTCGCCGACTGAAGGAACTTGGTTTTGTTCATACCGTGCGTGGTGCACGTAAGATGATTGAGAAAAAGTCGCCTGAAGTTTGGGATATTCTCGAAGAAGTCACCAAGGGGCACCCAGTCATGCTGAATCGTGCGCCAACCCTTCACCGTTTGTCGATTCAGGCATTTGAACCGACTTTGATTGAAGGTGACGCGATTCGCCTGCATCCACTCGTTTGTACTGCATATAATGCTGACTTCGATGGTGACCAGATGGCGGTTCACGTGCCACTTTCGGTTGAGGCAATCATGGAGTGTAAGCTCCTCATGATGTCGGTTCACAATATCTTCTCACCATCCAGTGGTAAGCCGATTCTGACTCCGTCACAGGACATCGTTCTTGGTTCCTACTATCTCACAGCTGACCCTAAGGTGAAGCCTGAACAAGGTAAGTTGGTTCCGATTATGGCAGAAACTGAAGAGGCATTGCTCGCTGAAGCGACACGGCCTGACTTTGGTTTGCACACTTGGATTGACTTTAAGAATCCAGACTACGGCAAGGAGACCATCTTTGGCAATCCAGACAAGAAAGTTCTCCGGACTACGATCGGTCGTATCCTGTTTAGCGAAATCTGGCCTGAAGGCATCGGTTTCATTAACTTCCCTGTTTCCAAGGGCAAGCTGGGTGACCTTATTCTGAGTTCTTACAAGGTTGCCGGAAAGCGTGGAGCCGTTCCTGTGCTCGACAAGCTGAAGGAACTTGGTTTCCAGATGGCGACTCGTGCCGGTCTTTCAATCGGTATCGGGGACATGGTTATTCCTGAAGACAAGAAGAGCATTGTTGCGGGTGCTCGTAAACGTATCGATGAAGTCGAAGGTCAGTATCGTAAGGGTATCATCACCACTGGTGAGCGCTACAATAAGATCATTGATGTTTGGACTGGCGCTACTGACGATATCGCAAGCTCAGTGTTCCGTGACTTAAAGGATAACCTCGGTAAGCCTGAGATTAATCCGGTTTATCTCATGATGGACTCCGGTGCTCGTGGTAACCGTCAACAGGTTCGTCAGCTTTGCGGAACTCGTGGTTTGATGGCCAAGCCGTCTGGTGAAATTATCGAACGTCCGATTCTTTCCTCCTTCCGTGAGGGACTTTCGGTTCTCGAATACTTCATCTCGACTCACGGTGCTCGTAAGGGACTCGCCGATACCGCACTTAAGACGGCTGATGCTGGTTACCTGACCCGTAAGCTTTGCGACGTCGCCATGGATTGCATTATTGGTGACAAGGATGATGGAAATCGCGATGGTATCTGGAAGCACTCGATCAATGAAGGTGATGACGAGATTGTCAGCCTGGCAGATCGTATTGCAGGTCGTTGCCCTTGTGAAGACATTCATAACCCAATTGAGCCCGATGAAATTCTGGTCAAGGCTGGTGAGATTATTACAGAGCCTGTTGCCAAGCGTATTGAGGAACTTGGTATTGAGCGCGTTAAGGTGCTCAGTCCGCTGACTCACATGCGCAACAATGCTGTTCCTGCCAATGCTTATGGTCTGGACCCAAGTACTGGCCGTTTGGTCGAAGCTGGTTCCGCTGTTGGTATTATTGCGGCCCAGTCAATCGGTGAGCCTGGAACACAGCTGACCATGCGTACTTTCCACATCGGTGGTATTGCAACGGGTGCTTTCAAGAATCCGGAAATTCGTATTCGCCAGGGTGGTAAGCTCAAATACAAAGGCCTCCGCCTTGTGCAGACTGCCGACGGTGCGAACATCGTTCTTAATAAGACTGGTTCGGTCGTTGTTCTCGATGAAGACGACAAGGAAATTGAAGACTACGGTATTGTGGCCGGTTCCGTCCTGACTATCCCTGATGGCGGCATGGCCAAGAAGGGTGATGTTCTTGCTATGTGGGACCCGCATAACATTCCGATTTTGTCGGAGAAGCCCGGAACGATTTCATTCCGCGATATGATCCCTGGTGTTACGGTTAAGCGTGAGCTTGATGAGTCTACTGGGCGTATTGGCACCGTTATTACCGAGCACAAGGAAGACCTCAATCCACAGGTGGAAATTAAGGATGCCAAGGGTAAGGTCATCGCCACTTATGCGATCCCAACAGGTGCGCAGGTTGTTGTTTCTGATGGAGATGATATTGCTGGTGGTGCTCTGCTGGCGAAGACTCCACGTCAGGCATCCAAGACCCAGGATATTACCGGTGGTCTGCCACGTGTTGCCGAGCTCTTCGAAGCACGTCGTCCAAAGGACGCTGCTGAAATGGCGAAGATCGATGGTGTCGTCTCAATGGGCGGAACTGTTCGTGGTAAGAAGAAACTTATCGTTACTGACGAGGAAACTGGTCAGGAAGAGGAACACCTCATCCCGCACGGTAAGCATATTATCGTTCACATGGGCGACATCGTTCATAAAGGACAACACATCACTGAAGGTGCTGCTGATCCGCATGAAATCCTTGATATTCTTGGACCAAATCATGTTCAGGAGTATCTGATTGCTGAGATTCAGAAGGTTTATCGTCTCCAGGGTGTGACGATTAACGATAAGCACATCGAAGTGATTGTTTCACGCATGCTCCGTAAGGTGCGTGTGACTGATCCAGGCGATAGTGATTTCTTCTGGGGTGAACAGATTGACCGCTCAGAATTCCTGACTCAGAACGAGAACATTGCTGAAGCGGGTGGTAAGCCTGCTGAGGGTGAACCAGTTCTCCTCGGTATTACCAAGGCTTCACTCGAAACGGAATCCTTCATCTCAGCCGCTTCCTTCCAGGAAACGACGCGTGTTCTGACGGATGCTTCCACGCTTGGTAAGGTTGACCGTCTGACTGGTTTCAAGGAAAACGTTATCATGGGTCACCTGATCCCTGCCGGAACTGGACTACCTGCCTACCGTCGTCTGCGCATTAATACGCTGGCTGCTCCGGTTGAAAACAGCCCAATGGTAGAGCGTGAGTTCATGAATACTGATGATGAAGAAGGTGGCGAAGGCGAATCTCCTGCACCAGCAGCTGAAACGCCGCAAGCTGGATAA